In a single window of the Zea mays cultivar B73 chromosome 5, Zm-B73-REFERENCE-NAM-5.0, whole genome shotgun sequence genome:
- the LOC100383668 gene encoding F-box/kelch-repeat protein SKIP11-like isoform X1 gives MDLYDKREDMALQDGDSCLASRASRGGCDVDLQWVDGLLEGAGRKRRAPEDFEDEVQKMDEVDGGGKRSKPPSPQPHTPDIHEAHVPGRRTTVVAGGGEHSGGGGDLIGEIGRDLSINCLLRLSRSEYGSVASLNHDFRSLVRGGGIYRLRRQNNIAEHWVYFSCNVLEWDAYDPYRKRWISVPKMPPDECFMCSDKESLAVGTELLVFGMAHIVFRYSILTNSWSRGEVMNSPRCLFGSASVGEKAYVAGGTDSLGRILSSAELYNSETHTWTPLPSMNKARKNCSGLFMDGKFYVIGGVTNNNMVLTCGEVYDVQSKTWRVIENMSGGLNGVSGAPPLVAVVKNELYAADYSEKDVKKYDKQNNRWITLGKLPERSVSMNGWGLAFRACGERLIVIGGPRTPVGGTIELTSWIPDDKPPVWNLMDRRPSGNFVYNCAVMSC, from the coding sequence ATGGATCTGTACGACAAGCGAGAGGACATGGCGTTGCAAGACGGGGACTCCTGCCTGGCTTCCCGGGCTTCGCGGGGCGGATGCGACGTCGATTTACAGTGGGTGGATGGCCTCCTCGAAGGCGCCGGACGGAAGCGGCGTGCGCCGGAAGACTTCGAAGACGAGGTCCAGAAAATGGACGAGGTGGATGGCGGTGGCAAGCGCAGCAAGCCGCCGTCACCGCAGCCACACACGCCAGATATTCATGAAGCTCATGTCCCTGGCCGCCGCACCACCGTGGTGGCTGGTGGTGGGGAGCACAGCGGTGGTGGGGGTGACCTCATAGGAGAAATCGGTCGGGACCTGTCCATCAACTGCCTCCTCCGGCTGTCTCGGTCAGAGTATGGCTCAGTGGCATCGTTGAATCATGATTTCCGGTCTCTGGTGAGAGGAGGGGGGATCTACAGGCTGCGGCGGCAGAATAACATAGCGGAGCATTGGGTGTACTTCTCCtgtaatgttttggagtgggatgCCTATGACCCCTACCGCAAGCGTTGGATCTCGGTGCCCAAGATGCCGCCTGACGAGTGCTTCATGTGCTCGGACAAGGAGTCTTTGGCTGTGGGCACCGAACTACTTGTGTTTGGGATGGCACATATTGTCTTCAGATACAGTATACTGACAAACTCTTGGTCACGAGGTGAGGTGATGAACTCTCCTCGGTGTTTATTTGGGTCGGCAAGCGTTGGTGAGAAGGCATATGTTGCTGGTGGCACTGATTCTCTTGGCAGGATCCTTAGCTCAGCAGAGCTATACAACTCTGAGACACATACTTGGACACCTCTTCCTAGCATGAATAAGGCACGGAAAAATTGCTCTGGGTTGTTCATGGATGGCAAGTTTTATGTAATTGGCGGTGTGACAAACAACAACATGGTATTGACCTGCGGTGAAGTGTACGATGTGCAGAGCAAGACTTGGAGGGTGATCGAGAACATGTCTGGTGGTCTAAATGGAGTGAGCGGTGCACCCCCACTTGTTGCAGTGGTCAAGAATGAGCTTTATGCTGCTGACTATAGTGAGAAGGATGTGAAGAAGTATGACAAGCAGAATAATAGGTGGATCACACTTGGTAAATTGCCTGAGCGATCTGTGTCCATGAATGGATGGGGCCTTGCATTCAGGGCATGTGGTGAGAGGCTTATTGTCATTGGTGGCCCAAGAACGCCAGTTGGGGGAACGATTGAGCTAACCTCATGGATTCCTGATGACAAGCCACCTGTGTGGAATCTGATGGACAGACGGCCATCTGGAAATTTTGTGTATAATTGCGCTGTGATGAGCTGCTGA
- the LOC100284679 gene encoding oxidoreductase: MSSPAAPVQPPPPRAVRFGVLGCADIARKISRAMLMLPPGAATIAAVGSRSDDKARRFISEIGFPAARVHGSYESLLEDPDVEAVYLPLPTSLHVPWATAVAARGKHLLLEKPTALCTAELDAILGACDASGVQFMDTTMWIHNPRTAKMREIVSDKDAFGDVRVINSMCSFRASEEFLKNDIRVKPDLDALGVLGDVGWYCIRSILWAVDYELPETVIAHRHPVKNQAGVLLACGATLYWADGKTANFNCSFLANLAFDVTVYGTNGTLHVTDLVIPYEESSAEFSVASKSSFVKPTIGWDPLPEKHVVTTDLPQEALMIQEFTRLVQNVRAGGRPEGKWPAITRKTQVVLDAVKASIDKGSEPVEVAS; the protein is encoded by the exons ATGTCGTCCCCTGCAGCGCCggtgcagccgccgccgccgcgcgcggtgcgcttcGGCGTCCTGGGATGCGCTGACATTGCGCGTAAGATCTCGCGCGCAATGCTGATGCTCCCTCCGGGCGCCGCCACCATCGCCGCCGTAGGCAGTCGCTCCGATGACAAGGCCCGCCGCTTCATCTCCGAAATCGGCTTCCCCGCGGCGCGCGTCCACGGGTCCTACGAGTCTCTCCTAGAGGACCCGGACGTGGAGGCCGTGTACCTCCCGCTCCCCACCAGTCTCCACGTGCCCTGGGCCACAGCCGTCGCTGCGCGTGGCAAGCACCTGCTCCTCGAGAAGCCCACCGCGCTCTGCACTGCCGAACTCGACGCCATCCTCGGCGCCTGCGACGCCTCCGGGGTCCAGTTCATGGACACCACCATGTGGATCCACAACCCGCGCACCGCCAAGATGCGGGAGATCGTCAGCGACAAGGACGCCTTTGGCGACGTCAGAGTG ATAAACAGTATGTGCAGCTTTCGGGCATCCGAGGAATTCCTCAAGAATGACATCAGGGTAAAGCCAGACCTTGACGCCTTGGGTGTCCTCGGTGATGTTGGATGGTACTGCATCCGCTCAATCCTGTGGGCTGTTGACTATGAGCTGCCTGAGACCGTGATCGCTCACCGCCATCCTGTCAAGAACCAGGCTGGCGTGCTCCTTGCTTGCGGTGCGACCTTGTACTGGGCAGATGGCAAGACTGCAAACTTCAACTGCTCGTTTCTTGCTAACCTCGCCTTTGACGTGACCGTCTATGGCACAAACGGCACTCTCCATGTCACTGACCTGGTCATTCCGTACGAAGAGAGCTCTGCGGAGTTCAGTGTGGCCTCGAAGTCAAGCTTCGTCAAACCCACCATCGGATGGGATCCATTGCCAGAGAAGCATGTTGTTACTACTGATCTGCCACAGGAGGCACTCATGATCCAGGAATTCACAAGGCTTGTGCAGAACGTCCGCGCCGGTGGCAGGCCTGAGGGTAAGTGGCCGGCTATCACCCGGAAGACGCAGGTGGTACTGGATGCCGTGAAAGCTTCTATTGACAAGGGATCTGAACCAGTTGAGGTTGCCAGCTAA